The following are from one region of the Amylibacter sp. IMCC11727 genome:
- a CDS encoding autoinducer binding domain-containing protein encodes MEHCKTLVELNQVVAGLRDIFQVNHVIYHSVNSDGDPYALATYDEAWAEHYETEELYRIDPVVLSAFQRFTPYSWKSLSWEKKPARRFFLEALDGGVGNQGVSVPIRGPHGEFSLFSLSHSCSDEEWAKFLSHWMSDLLLIGHYLHAAVRSIENFDTDMEYVSLSPRETDTLRLLGMGMNRSRAAEFLQISEHTLRVYIESARFKLGAANTTHAVAKALSQGLIHL; translated from the coding sequence GTGGAACATTGTAAAACGCTGGTCGAACTCAACCAAGTTGTTGCAGGTCTAAGAGATATTTTTCAGGTAAACCACGTCATCTATCATTCGGTGAACAGTGATGGGGATCCCTATGCGCTGGCCACCTATGACGAAGCTTGGGCAGAACACTATGAAACCGAGGAGTTGTATCGCATTGACCCCGTCGTGTTGAGCGCGTTTCAGCGATTTACCCCTTACAGCTGGAAATCCCTGTCTTGGGAGAAAAAGCCAGCCAGACGTTTTTTCCTAGAGGCATTGGATGGGGGGGTAGGCAATCAAGGTGTTTCGGTTCCCATCCGTGGCCCGCATGGGGAGTTTTCGTTGTTTTCGCTGAGTCATTCCTGTTCGGACGAAGAATGGGCAAAATTTCTGTCCCATTGGATGTCCGATTTATTGCTGATTGGGCATTATTTACATGCTGCGGTTCGATCCATTGAAAACTTTGATACGGACATGGAATATGTATCGCTGTCCCCGCGCGAAACAGATACGTTGCGATTGCTTGGCATGGGCATGAACCGATCCCGTGCGGCAGAATTCTTGCAAATTTCAGAACATACGTTGCGTGTGTATATTGAAAGCGCGCGGTTTAAGCTGGGGGCTGCCAACACCACACATGCAGTGGCTAAGGCGTTGTCTCAAGGGCTTATTCATCTTTAG
- the ccrA gene encoding crotonyl-CoA carboxylase/reductase codes for MALDAGYEAPQKDLYEVGEIPPMGHVPEQMYAWTIRRERHGEPDKAFEVEVVDVVKPDSNEVLVFIMAAGVNYNGVWAGLGVPISPFDVHKAPYHIAGSDASGIVWAVGDKVKNWKVGDEVVIHCNQDDGDDEHCNGGDPMHSPSQRIWGYETPDGSFAQFTTVQAQQLMPRPKHLTWEEAACYTLTLATAYRMLFGHMPHDLKPGQTVLVWGASGGLGSYAIQLAKQAGAHAIGVISDESKREFVMGLGAKGVLNRKDFNCWGQMPTVNTDEYKEWFGEVRKFGKAIWDITGKGNNVDMVFEHPGEATIPVSTFVVKKGGMVVICAGTSGFNLTLDARYLWMHQKRVQGSHFAHLKQAMAANQLMMEERLDPCMSEVFDWNDIPEAHLKMLRNEHKPGNMSVLVSATETGLTTFEDTLKASKAKF; via the coding sequence ATGGCCCTTGATGCTGGTTACGAAGCGCCCCAAAAGGACCTCTATGAGGTTGGTGAAATCCCCCCAATGGGCCATGTGCCTGAGCAGATGTACGCGTGGACCATCCGCCGCGAACGTCACGGCGAGCCTGACAAAGCGTTCGAAGTAGAAGTTGTTGATGTGGTCAAGCCAGACAGCAACGAAGTGCTGGTGTTCATCATGGCCGCTGGTGTGAACTACAACGGTGTATGGGCAGGGCTCGGCGTGCCGATCAGCCCGTTTGACGTTCACAAAGCTCCTTACCACATCGCGGGTTCTGATGCGTCTGGTATCGTCTGGGCCGTGGGTGACAAGGTTAAAAACTGGAAAGTCGGCGACGAAGTTGTGATCCACTGTAACCAAGACGATGGGGATGACGAGCATTGTAACGGCGGCGATCCGATGCACTCTCCGAGCCAGCGTATTTGGGGGTATGAAACGCCAGACGGGTCTTTTGCACAGTTCACAACCGTGCAAGCGCAGCAATTGATGCCGCGTCCAAAGCACCTAACATGGGAAGAAGCAGCTTGTTACACACTGACATTGGCAACTGCGTACCGCATGTTGTTTGGTCACATGCCACATGATTTGAAACCTGGTCAGACCGTACTGGTTTGGGGGGCGTCTGGTGGTTTGGGATCCTATGCGATCCAATTGGCCAAACAGGCTGGGGCGCACGCCATTGGCGTGATTTCAGATGAAAGCAAGCGTGAATTCGTAATGGGACTGGGTGCCAAAGGCGTTTTGAACCGCAAAGATTTCAACTGTTGGGGTCAAATGCCGACTGTAAACACAGACGAATACAAAGAGTGGTTCGGCGAAGTACGCAAGTTTGGCAAAGCCATTTGGGACATCACCGGCAAAGGCAACAATGTCGACATGGTGTTTGAACACCCAGGCGAAGCGACGATCCCTGTGTCCACATTTGTGGTGAAAAAGGGCGGCATGGTTGTGATCTGCGCTGGGACGTCTGGGTTCAATCTGACATTGGATGCGCGGTATTTGTGGATGCACCAAAAACGTGTTCAAGGTTCCCACTTTGCGCATCTGAAACAAGCCATGGCAGCGAACCAGTTGATGATGGAAGAGCGTCTGGATCCGTGTATGTCCGAAGTGTTCGATTGGAACGACATCCCAGAGGCGCATTTGAAAATGCTGCGCAATGAGCACAAGCCTGGCAACATGTCTGTTTTGGTGAGTGCGACGGAAACCGGCCTGACCACCTTTGAGGATACCTTAAAGGCGAGTAAAGCAAAGTTCTAA
- a CDS encoding manganese-dependent inorganic pyrophosphatase yields MIQVFGHMAPDTDATGSAIVWAWYLTEIKGTAAAPKLLGTPNTEAAFVLNRWGFDQPEIIADVAEGDDVVIVDTNNPAELPASINDANIIEIIDHHLLVGGIKTKGPINITVRPLACTATIMADLMGDDLAKAPDAIKGVMLSCILSDTLEFRSPTTTDTDVAWAKALADELGIDIPDYAAEMFAAKSDVSAFSDAELLRMDSKKYEVAGTNFRVSVLETTSPSTVLDRKASLMDTMTTVASEDGVDQLLLFVVDILNEESTLLVPNDLVKTVASKSFGADATGDTVVLPGVVSRKKQIIPNLAV; encoded by the coding sequence ATGATCCAAGTTTTTGGCCATATGGCCCCCGATACAGACGCAACAGGTTCCGCCATCGTATGGGCATGGTATCTGACTGAAATCAAAGGCACAGCGGCAGCGCCCAAGCTGCTTGGCACGCCAAACACTGAAGCAGCGTTTGTGCTGAACCGTTGGGGGTTTGATCAGCCAGAAATTATTGCAGATGTGGCCGAAGGCGATGATGTAGTAATTGTGGACACAAACAATCCAGCGGAATTGCCTGCATCTATTAACGATGCAAACATTATTGAAATCATTGACCACCATCTGTTGGTTGGCGGGATCAAAACAAAAGGTCCGATCAATATCACCGTGCGTCCTTTGGCGTGTACGGCGACGATCATGGCTGATCTGATGGGCGATGATTTGGCCAAGGCACCTGATGCGATCAAAGGTGTTATGTTGTCTTGTATCCTGTCTGACACATTGGAGTTCCGTTCACCGACGACAACGGACACGGATGTGGCATGGGCCAAGGCGCTGGCGGACGAGTTGGGCATTGATATCCCAGACTATGCGGCGGAGATGTTTGCGGCAAAATCTGATGTATCTGCGTTTTCTGATGCAGAACTGCTGCGGATGGATTCAAAGAAATACGAAGTGGCGGGCACAAATTTCCGCGTGTCCGTACTGGAAACCACGTCTCCGTCCACGGTTTTGGACCGCAAGGCAAGCCTGATGGACACTATGACAACAGTAGCATCAGAAGATGGCGTTGATCAGCTTCTGCTGTTTGTTGTGGATATTCTGAACGAAGAAAGCACGCTGTTGGTTCCAAATGATCTGGTGAAAACAGTGGCATCAAAGTCATTCGGTGCAGATGCGACGGGGGATACGGTTGTGTTGCCAGGTGTGGTGAGCCGCAAAAAGCAGATCATTCCAAACCTCGCCGTTTAA
- a CDS encoding 1-acyl-sn-glycerol-3-phosphate acyltransferase, whose translation MFETVEIPVWVVWVAGLLAFAGLLDRILMPSVRWYLRRRFNRAINRLNDRLQLQIQPFKLTKRQVMIDRLAHDPAVLEAVIEHSTEEGVPYSVAADMAMRYAREIVPSFSAFAYFGAGITFARWLSRALYRVRLGYVDENALQNMDKDATVVFVMNHRSNMDYVIVTFLAASRSALSYAVGEWARVWPFKQFIRSTGAYFIRRKSRNALYRRVLARYVQMATAAGVTQAVFPEGGLSRDGALKPAKLGLLNYIVSDFDAAQERDVLFVPVGVNYDRVLEDRVLLAAHRGEKTGVFFKIWVFLHFITRHMWLRLIRRFYKFGYASVSFGVPMSLKDFVADKAEMSHERMTGELGKELMRQVGQVVPILPVSLISTVLLDGDQAPLSQEQVQTLAREELERLQANGAYMHIPRRNLDYAVEVGLRMLVLRRALELKDGLYHFKPQEEDLIRYYANAIAHLR comes from the coding sequence ATGTTTGAAACAGTCGAAATTCCGGTATGGGTGGTCTGGGTTGCTGGCTTGTTGGCCTTTGCGGGCCTGTTGGACCGTATTTTGATGCCATCCGTGCGCTGGTATCTGCGCCGCCGCTTCAATCGGGCCATCAATCGGCTGAATGACCGTCTACAATTGCAAATCCAACCGTTTAAATTGACCAAACGGCAAGTGATGATTGATCGATTGGCCCATGATCCTGCTGTTTTGGAAGCGGTGATTGAACATTCCACGGAAGAAGGCGTGCCCTATAGCGTGGCGGCTGATATGGCCATGCGATATGCGCGGGAAATTGTGCCTTCGTTTTCGGCATTTGCCTATTTTGGGGCGGGGATCACCTTTGCCCGCTGGTTGAGCCGAGCCCTTTACCGTGTGCGTTTGGGGTATGTGGACGAAAACGCGCTGCAAAACATGGATAAGGATGCGACGGTGGTGTTTGTAATGAACCATCGATCAAACATGGATTATGTGATCGTGACGTTTCTAGCCGCATCGCGTTCCGCGTTGTCCTATGCGGTGGGCGAATGGGCGCGGGTTTGGCCGTTTAAACAGTTTATCCGATCCACAGGGGCCTATTTCATCCGCCGTAAGTCGCGCAACGCGCTTTATCGTCGGGTCTTGGCGCGGTACGTGCAAATGGCAACGGCGGCGGGTGTGACGCAGGCCGTCTTCCCGGAAGGCGGACTGTCGCGCGATGGGGCGTTGAAGCCCGCTAAACTGGGGCTGCTGAATTACATTGTATCGGATTTTGATGCGGCCCAAGAACGTGATGTGCTGTTTGTGCCTGTGGGTGTGAATTATGATCGTGTGCTGGAAGACCGTGTACTGCTCGCGGCGCATCGGGGGGAGAAGACTGGAGTTTTCTTTAAGATTTGGGTCTTTTTGCACTTTATCACGCGTCATATGTGGCTGCGCCTCATTCGTCGGTTCTATAAATTTGGGTATGCGAGCGTGAGCTTTGGCGTGCCGATGTCGCTGAAAGATTTTGTGGCCGATAAGGCAGAGATGTCCCACGAACGCATGACGGGGGAATTGGGTAAAGAATTGATGCGGCAGGTGGGGCAGGTTGTGCCGATCCTGCCTGTTTCGCTGATTTCGACGGTGCTGCTGGACGGGGATCAAGCACCGCTGAGCCAAGAACAGGTGCAAACCCTTGCACGCGAAGAATTGGAGCGGTTGCAGGCCAATGGTGCCTATATGCACATTCCGCGCCGAAATCTGGATTATGCGGTTGAGGTGGGTCTGCGTATGTTGGTGCTGCGCCGCGCATTAGAACTGAAAGACGGGCTTTATCATTTCAAACCCCAAGAAGAAGACCTGATCCGATATTACGCAAACGCCATCGCACATTTGCGCTGA
- a CDS encoding methylmalonyl-CoA mutase family protein → MSNTPARPWLIRTYAGHSTAKDSNALYRTNLSKGQTGLSVAFDLPTQTGYDSDHELARGEVGKVGVPVAHLGDMRALFDEIPLEKMNTSMTINATAPWLLALYIAVAEEQGADVTKLQGTVQNDIIKEYLSRGTYVCPPKPSLRMITDVAAYCYTNVPKWNPMNICSYHLQEAGATPEQELAFALATATAVLDDVRGKVPAEDFPTVVGRISFFVNAGIRFVTEMCKMRAFVDLWDEICEHRYGVTDPKMRRFRYGVQVNSLGLTEQQPENNVYRILIEMLAVTLSKNARARAVQLPAWNEALGLPRPWDQQWSMRMQQILAFETDLLEYDDLFDGNPAVDRKVEDLKQGARDELAQIDGMGGAVAAIEYMKGRLVDSNSARLGRIETGDTTVIGVNKYTEGEESPLTTGDDAIMVVDTAAEADQIERLQAWRDSRDDGAVKAALSDLRKAAQEGTNIMPASIAAAKAGATTGEWGTAIRGVFGEYRAPTGVGKSVSNQTEGLDHIRDAVDAVSDKLGRRLKFIVGKPGLDGHSNGAEQIAVRARDCGMDISYEGIRLTPEQIVNSAIEEQAHVIGLSILSGSHVPLVEDVLNRMKAEGLGDIPLIIGGIIPDEDADHLRAIGVAKVYTPKDFELNTIMMDIVALLDPQAVAAE, encoded by the coding sequence ATGTCTAATACCCCTGCCCGCCCTTGGTTGATCCGCACCTACGCTGGCCACTCCACCGCCAAAGACAGCAACGCGCTTTACCGCACAAATCTGTCAAAGGGGCAAACAGGCCTGTCCGTCGCGTTCGACTTGCCAACGCAAACGGGATACGATTCTGATCACGAACTGGCCCGCGGCGAAGTGGGAAAAGTTGGCGTTCCCGTTGCACACTTGGGCGATATGCGTGCGCTGTTTGACGAGATTCCACTGGAAAAAATGAACACTTCGATGACGATCAATGCCACCGCACCGTGGCTGCTCGCGCTCTACATCGCGGTGGCCGAAGAGCAAGGCGCGGATGTGACCAAACTCCAAGGCACAGTACAAAACGACATTATCAAAGAATATCTATCGCGCGGCACGTATGTGTGCCCGCCAAAACCATCCTTGCGCATGATCACTGATGTGGCCGCATACTGCTACACCAACGTGCCTAAATGGAACCCGATGAACATCTGTTCCTACCACTTGCAAGAAGCTGGCGCGACACCCGAGCAAGAGCTTGCCTTCGCGCTCGCAACAGCCACAGCCGTGCTTGATGATGTGCGAGGCAAAGTTCCCGCCGAAGATTTCCCAACCGTTGTTGGCCGCATCTCTTTCTTTGTGAACGCGGGCATTCGTTTTGTGACCGAGATGTGTAAAATGCGCGCCTTTGTCGATCTCTGGGATGAAATCTGCGAACACCGTTACGGCGTCACAGACCCAAAAATGCGCCGCTTCCGTTATGGCGTGCAGGTAAACTCGCTCGGCCTTACCGAACAGCAGCCAGAAAACAACGTCTACCGCATTCTCATTGAAATGCTCGCCGTGACCCTGTCAAAAAACGCCCGCGCCCGCGCGGTGCAACTGCCCGCGTGGAACGAAGCGCTCGGTCTGCCGCGCCCATGGGATCAGCAGTGGTCCATGCGCATGCAACAAATCCTCGCCTTTGAAACCGACCTTCTGGAATACGACGATCTGTTTGATGGCAACCCCGCCGTGGATCGCAAAGTCGAAGATCTAAAACAAGGCGCACGTGACGAACTGGCGCAAATCGACGGTATGGGCGGCGCAGTGGCCGCGATTGAATACATGAAAGGCCGCCTTGTTGATTCCAACTCCGCCCGTCTGGGTCGCATCGAAACAGGCGACACCACTGTGATCGGCGTAAACAAATACACCGAAGGCGAAGAAAGCCCGCTGACCACTGGCGACGACGCCATCATGGTTGTGGACACCGCCGCCGAAGCGGACCAAATCGAACGCCTGCAAGCATGGCGCGACTCTCGTGATGACGGCGCAGTCAAAGCCGCGCTTTCTGATCTGCGCAAAGCCGCGCAAGAAGGCACAAATATCATGCCCGCCTCTATCGCTGCGGCCAAAGCAGGGGCCACAACAGGCGAATGGGGCACGGCCATTCGTGGAGTCTTTGGCGAATACCGGGCCCCAACTGGTGTTGGTAAATCTGTGTCCAACCAGACCGAAGGCCTCGATCACATCCGCGATGCAGTGGACGCTGTATCCGATAAACTCGGCCGCCGCCTGAAATTTATTGTCGGCAAACCTGGGCTTGATGGCCATTCCAACGGCGCAGAACAAATCGCCGTACGCGCACGCGATTGCGGCATGGATATATCTTACGAAGGCATCCGCCTAACACCCGAGCAAATCGTCAACTCCGCCATCGAAGAACAAGCCCATGTCATCGGCCTGTCGATCCTGTCAGGCTCGCACGTTCCATTGGTCGAAGACGTTCTGAACCGCATGAAAGCGGAAGGTTTGGGCGATATTCCTTTGATCATCGGCGGCATTATCCCAGACGAAGACGCCGATCACCTGCGCGCCATCGGCGTGGCCAAAGTCTACACCCCAAAAGATTTTGAGCTGAATACCATCATGATGGATATCGTAGCGTTATTGGACCCACAGGCAGTAGCGGCAGAATAA
- a CDS encoding DUF1989 domain-containing protein: MKNTPESPEPSDAAVRRAIKPTVCYPIDTLPAPQMDLYRVARQNMVLVDEVIVPPRDAKCWSLPAGHFCRIVSVEGSQVGDLNFWNANDLSERFYSGKTRALHGTHVSTGDQLWSTIPHIRPMATVTYDTLDWYGWDEYGGSVHDVIGTRCDPYTNDILNGVDYHYCCHSNLSRAFAEWTNTDVRDAEMLVHDVCNVFMATGFMPDTKQYFMKASPVRPGDYIEFFAEMDLVGGLSACPGGDCSTGHSSDEAACYPLKVEVYKPADGALDGWVPSKPNGYSRTHGL; encoded by the coding sequence ATGAAAAACACGCCAGAATCCCCCGAACCGAGTGACGCAGCTGTGCGCCGCGCCATCAAACCCACTGTTTGTTATCCCATTGATACCTTGCCCGCGCCGCAGATGGATCTGTACCGCGTGGCCAGACAGAACATGGTTTTGGTGGACGAAGTGATTGTGCCGCCACGCGATGCGAAATGTTGGTCCCTACCAGCGGGACATTTTTGTCGAATTGTCAGTGTCGAAGGATCACAGGTCGGCGATCTGAACTTTTGGAACGCGAATGATCTGAGTGAGCGCTTCTATTCAGGTAAAACCCGTGCGCTGCATGGCACGCATGTATCCACGGGGGATCAGTTGTGGTCCACGATTCCGCATATTCGGCCCATGGCAACGGTTACCTATGATACGCTCGATTGGTATGGGTGGGATGAATATGGTGGTTCCGTGCATGATGTTATCGGCACACGCTGCGACCCATATACCAACGACATTTTGAACGGTGTGGATTACCATTACTGCTGTCATTCGAACCTGAGCCGTGCATTTGCGGAATGGACAAATACCGATGTGCGCGATGCTGAAATGTTGGTGCATGACGTGTGCAACGTGTTCATGGCCACTGGGTTCATGCCGGATACGAAGCAATATTTTATGAAGGCAAGCCCCGTTCGACCCGGCGATTACATCGAATTTTTTGCGGAAATGGATTTGGTGGGGGGCTTATCCGCATGCCCAGGCGGGGATTGTTCCACGGGTCATTCTAGCGACGAAGCCGCGTGTTATCCGTTAAAGGTCGAAGTTTATAAGCCTGCGGATGGGGCGCTGGACGGTTGGGTGCCGTCAAAACCAAACGGGTATTCGCGCACACACGGGCTTTGA
- a CDS encoding DUF6324 family protein, with protein sequence MGINTERDIEANLQIGPTTDGMVRLFIEGAGVEIPMDFSPEEAMEIAEEIKAAAATVSGGKK encoded by the coding sequence ATGGGTATCAATACAGAACGTGACATCGAGGCAAATTTGCAGATCGGGCCAACCACGGATGGTATGGTGCGCCTGTTCATCGAAGGGGCGGGCGTGGAAATTCCAATGGATTTTTCCCCAGAGGAAGCCATGGAAATCGCCGAAGAAATTAAAGCCGCTGCCGCAACGGTTTCTGGTGGCAAGAAGTAA
- a CDS encoding GGDEF domain-containing protein — MNVVPLPSRQNDGSNDTRITDRALDILMPLHVRMSADGAVTGAGRTFLKLFDGRVAIGQSVFDLLVVKRPSWITSVQALLEHEGASLVVQIAPMAHHNMKAVVAAMPDGGAMLNLALGAGVMDVVHARELKNNDFSPADPTVEMIYMIEVQSILYQQHKEQSQRLQGARDQAEEQAFTDALTGLANRRAVENHLARLLRRSKGKGFAVMQIDLDFFKAVNDTHGHAAGDFVLQETARALLRQTRATDMVARIGGDEFVIVLSDYGDKSSLSDVGHRIIAAVAEPILFEDIACKIGASIGATIVAQESERTSEQILSDADRALYVSKEQGRGLYHLDVDLVHENAKRNPC; from the coding sequence ATGAATGTTGTGCCGTTACCATCGCGCCAGAATGACGGGTCCAATGACACACGGATCACGGATCGCGCGCTTGATATTTTGATGCCGTTGCATGTGCGCATGTCCGCAGACGGGGCGGTTACGGGCGCTGGGCGCACGTTTCTAAAACTGTTTGATGGGCGCGTGGCCATTGGGCAATCTGTGTTTGATCTGTTGGTTGTAAAGCGGCCATCTTGGATCACATCAGTACAAGCATTGTTGGAGCATGAGGGCGCGTCGCTTGTGGTGCAGATTGCGCCCATGGCGCATCACAATATGAAAGCGGTGGTCGCGGCGATGCCCGATGGAGGAGCGATGTTGAACTTGGCGCTCGGGGCAGGGGTGATGGATGTGGTGCATGCGCGGGAATTGAAAAACAATGATTTTTCACCTGCCGATCCCACCGTTGAAATGATTTACATGATCGAAGTGCAGTCGATCTTGTACCAGCAGCACAAAGAACAAAGCCAACGCCTGCAAGGGGCGCGTGACCAAGCAGAGGAACAGGCGTTTACGGATGCGTTGACAGGGTTGGCCAATCGCCGTGCAGTGGAAAACCATTTGGCGCGGTTGCTGCGCCGATCCAAAGGCAAGGGATTCGCCGTGATGCAGATTGATTTGGATTTCTTCAAAGCGGTCAATGATACCCACGGCCATGCGGCGGGGGATTTTGTGTTACAGGAAACCGCGCGTGCGTTGCTGCGCCAAACGCGAGCCACGGATATGGTGGCGCGGATTGGGGGCGATGAATTTGTGATTGTCTTGTCTGATTACGGGGACAAGTCATCGCTGTCTGATGTTGGACACCGAATTATCGCCGCAGTGGCTGAGCCGATCCTGTTTGAAGATATCGCGTGTAAGATCGGGGCCAGTATTGGGGCGACCATCGTGGCGCAAGAGTCAGAGCGCACAAGCGAGCAAATATTATCTGATGCGGATCGCGCATTATATGTTTCCAAGGAGCAGGGGCGCGGGCTTTATCATTTGGATGTGGACTTGGTGCATGAAAACGCCAAGAGAAACCCTTGCTAG
- a CDS encoding heme NO-binding domain-containing protein → MHGTINRGLQAYVCEIFGTNVWEEACTRAQLSSFNFEPMLTYDDDDTDKLLNALRQVLGRTRSELLEDFGTFVVSESRLQSVRKLLRFGGETFVEFLHSLEDVQGRAKVALPDLDVPQFQLDVHSDSEFTLNYRFEKLGFGAVFLGLLRGMADDYGALILVDHYPNQQGKVDLDKFNISVMHVGLPDAVPDSVMVTP, encoded by the coding sequence ATGCATGGTACGATCAATCGTGGGCTACAGGCCTATGTTTGCGAAATATTCGGGACAAACGTGTGGGAAGAGGCCTGCACCCGTGCGCAGCTAAGCAGTTTCAATTTCGAACCAATGCTGACCTACGATGACGATGACACGGATAAATTGTTAAACGCATTGCGGCAGGTATTGGGTCGAACGCGGTCCGAATTGCTCGAAGATTTTGGCACATTTGTTGTGTCAGAAAGCAGGTTGCAATCGGTGCGCAAATTGTTGCGCTTTGGCGGTGAGACTTTTGTGGAATTCCTCCATTCCTTAGAAGATGTGCAAGGCCGCGCCAAAGTGGCGTTACCCGATTTGGATGTGCCGCAATTCCAGCTGGATGTGCATTCGGACAGTGAATTCACTCTGAACTATCGCTTTGAAAAGCTGGGGTTTGGGGCGGTGTTTCTGGGCCTGTTACGCGGGATGGCGGATGATTATGGGGCGTTGATCCTTGTGGATCATTATCCCAATCAACAGGGCAAAGTCGATCTGGATAAATTCAACATTTCGGTGATGCACGTTGGGCTGCCAGATGCTGTTCCGGACAGCGTGATGGTGACACCATGA
- a CDS encoding trimethylamine methyltransferase family protein, whose translation MARRTRGGGRAGNTRRTSSAAIDQMPWRSIKNLDRPTEPLDEEGVLAIHRGAMHILSKIGIKMMNPEAVAILKAAGCKTDEETVFFDEDLVMEMVAKAPAEHTIIPRNPEKSVHIGGNSLAFVNVSSPPNYWDMETGKKSGDFESFKNMMKLTSYFNCIHLAGGYPVEPTDVHASVRHLDCLQEKLILTDKVVHAYSLGKERVEDVMEMVRIAGGLTHDEFDANPRMYTNINSVSPLVHDFPMLDGAMRLARRGQPVVVTPFTLAGAMAPVTMSGAVSLSIAEGLAAIVLLQLVNPGCPVAIGTFTSNVDMKSGAPAFGTPEYIRATQMTGQMGRFYKLPIRSSGVCTANVPDGQAMWETSNSLWASVQSGTNIVYHAAGWLEGGLIASPEKFIMDCEVLQMIQRYMEPVITETREEDIALDTIAEVGPQGHYFGVQHTQDRYETAFYSPIASDWRNYEAWEADGATWTVERAHKIYKDILNEFTPPPMDEGIREELSEFVERRKAEGGAPTDF comes from the coding sequence ATGGCAAGACGAACACGCGGCGGTGGACGCGCGGGCAATACGCGGCGCACATCAAGTGCTGCAATTGATCAAATGCCGTGGCGTTCGATCAAAAATCTGGACCGTCCCACAGAGCCGTTGGATGAAGAAGGCGTTTTAGCAATTCATCGTGGGGCCATGCACATCCTGTCCAAAATCGGCATTAAGATGATGAACCCCGAAGCGGTTGCAATCCTAAAGGCCGCTGGGTGCAAAACCGACGAGGAAACCGTTTTCTTTGACGAAGATCTTGTGATGGAGATGGTGGCCAAGGCCCCAGCCGAACATACGATCATCCCGCGAAACCCAGAAAAATCCGTCCATATTGGCGGCAACAGTCTGGCGTTTGTGAACGTGTCTTCGCCGCCCAATTATTGGGATATGGAAACGGGTAAGAAATCGGGTGATTTCGAAAGCTTCAAAAACATGATGAAGCTGACGAGTTATTTCAACTGTATCCATTTGGCGGGTGGATACCCTGTGGAACCAACGGATGTTCATGCGTCCGTGCGCCATTTGGATTGTTTGCAAGAAAAGTTGATCCTGACGGATAAAGTCGTCCATGCCTATTCGCTTGGTAAGGAACGCGTTGAAGACGTTATGGAGATGGTGCGGATCGCGGGGGGGCTGACCCACGATGAATTTGATGCGAACCCGCGTATGTACACCAATATCAATTCCGTTTCGCCTTTGGTGCATGACTTCCCAATGCTCGACGGGGCGATGCGATTGGCGCGCCGCGGCCAACCCGTTGTGGTGACGCCGTTCACGTTGGCGGGAGCCATGGCTCCTGTGACCATGTCGGGTGCAGTTTCGTTGAGCATTGCCGAAGGCTTAGCGGCGATTGTGTTGTTGCAATTGGTGAACCCAGGATGTCCTGTGGCCATTGGGACGTTCACATCGAATGTGGATATGAAGTCGGGCGCTCCTGCGTTTGGGACACCTGAGTACATTCGGGCCACGCAAATGACAGGGCAAATGGGGCGGTTTTATAAGCTGCCAATCCGATCCAGCGGGGTTTGTACTGCAAATGTGCCCGATGGGCAGGCCATGTGGGAAACTTCAAACAGTCTATGGGCTTCGGTGCAGTCTGGTACAAATATTGTGTATCACGCGGCGGGGTGGCTTGAGGGAGGGCTGATTGCGAGCCCTGAAAAGTTTATCATGGATTGTGAAGTGTTGCAGATGATCCAACGGTATATGGAGCCTGTGATTACGGAAACGCGCGAGGAAGATATTGCGCTGGACACCATCGCAGAAGTAGGCCCGCAGGGACATTATTTCGGGGTGCAACACACGCAAGATCGGTATGAAACTGCGTTTTACAGCCCGATTGCCAGCGATTGGCGCAATTATGAAGCTTGGGAAGCGGATGGCGCAACTTGGACTGTGGAGCGCGCCCACAAAATTTACAAAGACATTCTGAATGAATTTACTCCGCCCCCCATGGATGAGGGGATTCGCGAAGAGTTGAGCGAATTCGTCGAGCGGCGCAAAGCCGAGGGAGGCGCGCCAACAGACTTCTAA